In Cervus elaphus chromosome 7, mCerEla1.1, whole genome shotgun sequence, the following proteins share a genomic window:
- the LOC122697830 gene encoding placental prolactin-related protein 3-like has protein sequence MAPASSFRGHQWTYNSVRGPCLVLLLVLSNLLLCQGNVCPSCGPDVFGIPLKFLRKTFSRVSRLSHDMHNLSTIMFNEFDAKYSQSIPEYINATNDCHTNPIHAPEETEKAQLVNNEDLTKWILMLQYLWGDPLYALVHDLRFGIYLSDTILSSARENFKKLHKLQTILERQFSQVVVPVRMKLAKDLIYWQGLPSLVSSDEDIRHFAFYILFKCLSRDSHKLDMYTKILACRSSDEC, from the exons gGCCCTGCCTGGTCCTGCTGCTGGTCCTGTCAAATCTGCTCCTGTGCCAAGGCAACGTATGCCCATCCTGCGGTCCTGATGTGTTTGGCATCCCCCTGAAGTTCCTTAGAAAAACGTTTAGCCGTGTCTCTAGGCTGTCCCACGACATGCATAACCTTTCCACAATAATGTTCAATGAGTTT GATGCGAAGTATTCCCAGAGTATACCGGAGTATATCAATGCCACCAATGACTGCCACACCAATCCCATCCATGCtcctgaagaaacagaaaaagcccAACTGGTGAAT AATGAAGACCTTACTAAGTGGATACTCATGTTACAGTACCTTTGGGGAGATCCTCTGTATGCCCTAGTCCATGACCTGCGGTTTGGGATATATCTCTCAGATACTATCCTATCAAGTGccagagagaattttaaaaaattacacaaacTTCAAACAATCTTAGAGAGGCAATTCAGCCAG GTTGTTGTTCCAGTCAGGATGAAGTTGGCCAAGGATCTCATATATTGGCAAGGACTCCCATCCCTTGTGTCCAGCGATGAAGATATACgtcattttgcattttatatcCTGTTCAAGTGCCTGAGCAGGGATTCCCATAAACTTGACATGTACACCAAGATCCTGGCATGCCGAAGCAGTGACGAGTGCTAA